One region of Culex pipiens pallens isolate TS chromosome 2, TS_CPP_V2, whole genome shotgun sequence genomic DNA includes:
- the LOC120417330 gene encoding uncharacterized protein LOC120417330: MFDAAKNIVASAFFVKIILIFVFFTGLDLLSALKSTRKVAEIIELKEKIGDVPVPVLSTEEDFPGLDQNRSAQEASSFKHGNISSCVAKTLQTACRKICNGTKP, translated from the exons ATGTTTGACgccgcaaaaaatattgttgcatCAGCGTTTTTCGTCAAGAttatcttaatttttgttttctttactGGCCTGGACCTGCTTTCGGCACTCAAATCTACGAGAAAG GTTGCCGAAATCATCGAGCTCAAAGAAAAAATCGGCGATGTTCCAGTTCCAGTTCTGTCCACTGAAGAGGATTTTCCCGGATTGGACCAAAACCGTAGTGCCCAAGAAGCGAGTTCCTTCAAGCATGGCAACATCTCCAGTTGTGTGGCCAAAACACTCCAAACGGCATGCCGGAAAATTTGTAATGGAACAAAGCCATAG
- the LOC120418448 gene encoding uncharacterized protein LOC120418448: protein MDTIQWGSLPEELQVMPFNLRIMAHVGLWGPRYRVYRFWALFTFGTMVILFPKTVLGIGSDDVTAICKGLAELNFEASIYIPMAIFALKRDAFERVIQGLDEIFREVTLGEESKDCYNMIREQNVKIKKFFKFLVVYCVYGPFAYCLPAVLISHWRFWNSFEPMVFELPMEQNFYGLQIRTNFTHYHIFVGLSMIAYSFCGFMSLIKIATMCFMIKYNSLCYRLVAEKIRKLPQHTDDGPTKVNIEDLKKLVEVHRKAYNVTELIEDICQVPLALEFLTCVIFWCLSMIYISKKIDFNLINVMIIFCLSLIETFGCSFLGSELAEEAEAVGKAIYDLPWYEHSVELQRFYRLIIQRTQRPTGITGVKLFVVQRTTFASVIQMSYSYYLVLQDLLNNF from the exons ATGGACACCATCCAGTGGGGATCCCTTCCGGAGGAGCTGCAAGTCATGCCGTTCAATCTGCGCATCATGGCGCACGTGGGTCTGTGGGGCCCTCGCTACCGGGTGTACCGTTTTTGGGCACTGTTTACCTTCGGAACGATGGTGATTCTGTTTCCGAAGACGGTTTTGGGCATCGGAAGCGATGACGTGACGGCGATTTGCAAGGGACTGGCCGAGCTGAACTTTGAGGCTTCGATTTACATCCCGATGGCGATTTTTGCACTGAAGAGGGACGCGTTCGAGCGGGTCATTCAAGGGTTGGACGAGATCTTTCGGGAAGTTACCTTAGGCGAGGAGTCCAAGGATTGCTACAACATGATTCGGGAGCAAAATgtgaaaatcaaaaagtttttcaagtttcttGTTGTTTACTGCGTTTACGGACCGTTTGCGTACTGCTTGCCGGCGGTTTTGATAAGCCACTGGAGATTTTGGAACAGTTTTGAACCGATGGTGTTTGAGCTACCGATGGAGCAGAA cttCTACGGTCTACAAATTCGAACAAATTTCACTCACTATCACATTTTTGTGGGGTTGTCAATGATTGCGTACAGTTTCTGTGGATTTATGTCACTAATCAAAATCGCTACGATGTGTTTTATGATCAAGTACAATTCCCTGTGCTATCGACTGGTCGCGGAAAAGATAAGGAAGCTGCCACAGCATACAGATGATGGACCGACGAAGGTTAACATCGAAGATTTGAAAAAGCTCGTTGAGGTGCATCGAAAAGCTTACAA TGTTACAGAATTGATAGAAGACATTTGTCAAGTACCGCTGGCTCTGGAATTCTTGACCTGTGTAATATTCTGGTGTTTGAGCATGATTTACATTTCAAAG aaaattgacTTCAACCTAATCAACGTGATGATCATATTTTGCCTGTCTTTGATTGAGACGTTTGGCTGCTCCTTTCTGGGATCGGAGTTGGCCGAGGAAGCCGAGGCAGTTGGCAAGGCCATCTACGATTTGCCGTGGTACGAGCACTCGGTTGAGCTGCAACGATTCTACCGGCTGATCATTCAACGTACGCAGCGGCCTACTGGGATCACGGGGGTGAAGCTTTTCGTCGTTCAACGGACCACATTTGCTAGT GTGATTCAAATGTCTTACTCGTACTATCTCGTTCTGCAGGATCTGCTGAATAACTTCTAA
- the LOC120418237 gene encoding odorant receptor 22c-like, producing the protein METVRWGTLPEELRAMPFTLRIMEFVGLWGSWANFYRFALLYSLGIMDIVFPKIFLGIGSDDVTAICKGVAELMFELSIYCTLAILAAKRKTFEQVIRGLDEIFREATFGEESNACYDMIFKLNQTMRKVFRFLVVYCIYAPFAFALPSFLISHWRFWSGSEPLICELPMEQKFYGLQIRTNFTHYHIFVGISVAAYCVCAFLELIKVTSTCFMIKYSSLTYRLVAEKIRKLPQKDGSKTKVTVDDLKRVVELHRKAYKITDLIEEMCQVPVALEFLFCIMVWCLNMIYISQKIDLNLINVMIIFFLSLVHVFCYSYLGSELIEEAAAVGTAIYDLPWYEHSAELQRYYRLMLQRTQRPTGITGVKFFVVERTTFFSVVQMAYSYYLVLKDVLNKL; encoded by the exons ATGGAAACCGTCCGCTGGGGCACCCTTCCGGAGGAACTCCGCGCCATGCCGTTCACGCTGCGGATCATGGAGTTTGTTGGGTTGTGGGGCAGTTGGGCAAATTTTTACCGGTTTGCGCTGCTGTACTCGCTCGGCATAATGGACATTGTGTTTCCGAAGATCTTTTTGGGCATCGGAAGCGACGATGTGACGGCCATTTGCAAGGGAGTGGCCGAATTGATGTTTGAACTGTCGATCTACTGCACGTTGGCCATTCTTGCGGCGAAGAGGAAGACTTTTGAGCAGGTGATTCGTGGGTTGGATGAAATCTTTCGTGAAG CCACGTTTGGGGAAGAATCCAACGCTTGCTACGACATGATTTTCAAGCTTAATCAAACAATGCGAAAGGTGTTCAGATTTCTGGTTGTTTACTGCATTTATGCCCCATTTGCTTTCGCATTACCGTCGTTTTTGATCAGCCATTGGCGTTTTTGGAGTGGATCTGAACCGCTAATCTGTGAGCTACCAATGGAGCAAAA GTTTTACGGGCTCCAGATTCGGACCAACTTCACTCATTACCACATTTTTGTGGGGATTTCAGTTGCAGCCTACTGCGTTTGCGCTTTCTTGGAACTCATTAAGGTGACTTCGACCTGCTTTATGATCAAGTACAGTTCGTTGACATACCGACTGGTGGCGGAGAAAATTCGGAAATTGCCGCAAAAAGATGGTTCAAAGACAAAAGTAACAGTTGATGATTTGAAGAGGGTGGTTGAGCTTCACCGGAAGGCCTACAA aattacagatttgattGAGGAAATGTGTCAAGTACCCGTTGCTTTGGAGTTTCTCTTTTGCATCATGGTTTGGTGTCTGAACATGATCTACATTTCACAG AAAATCGACCTAAATCTGATCAACGTGATGATCATATTCTTTCTGTCGCTGGTGCACGTGTTTTGCTATTCCTACCTGGGATCGGAGTTGATCGAGGAGGCAGCGGCCGTCGGCACGGCCATCTACGATCTGCCGTGGTACGAGCATTCCGCTGAGCTGCAGCGCTACTACCGGCTAATGCTTCAACGCACGCAGCGGCCTACTGGGATCACGGGGGTGAAGTTTTTCGTCGTCGAGCGGACCACGTTTTTCAGC GTGGTGCAAATGGCTTACTCATATTATCTGGTCCTGAAGGACGTTTTGAACAAGTTGTAA
- the LOC120417325 gene encoding mantle protein-like: MKAFIVLSMAVAIASCAAVDSKKEKRGLWEVNDYHHGFDDHHVVDVHHKEIITKNVHVPYPVEVEKHVPYPVNVPYPVEVVKKVPVVVEKNVPVYVEKKVPVHVDRPVPYPVEVKVPVVHKEYVEVPKPYAVHVEKPVPVYVKKPVYIEKHVPVTVHIKEVHQKKHWGLF; the protein is encoded by the exons ATGAAG GCGTTCATCGTGTTGTCCATGGCCGTGGCCATCGCTTCCTGCGCGGCAGTCGACTCCAAGAAGGAAAAGCGTGGCCTGTGGGAGGTCAACGATTACCATCATGGCTTTGACGATCACCACGTGGTCGATGTGCACCACAAGGAGATCATCACCAAGAATGTGCACGTGCCGTACCCGGTGGAGGTTGAGAAGCATGTCCCATATCCGGTGAACGTTCCGTACCCGGTTGAGGTCGTCAAGAAGGTTCCGGTGGTGGTTGAGAAAAACGTCCCGGTCTACGTCGAGAAGAAGGTGCCGGTTCACGTTGATCGTCCGGTTCCGTACCCAGTTGAGGTCAAGGTCCCGGTCGTCCACAAGGAGTACGTCGAAGTGCCCAAGCCGTACGCAGTTCATGTCGAGAAGCCCGTCCCGGTGTACGTGAAGAAGCCGGTTTACATCGAGAAGCACGTCCCGGTGACCGTCCACATCAAGGAGGTCCACCAGAAGAAGCACTGGGGACTGTTTTGA
- the LOC120418231 gene encoding uncharacterized protein LOC120418231, whose protein sequence is MTVAQIRQTPFLITSITHILCEVKPIKSQLYIQESSSSPPVTVQQTTRMDALRWASLPEDLRVMPFNLRFMGFVGLWGPRRKVYKFVVPLIYSTMVIMFPKVVLGIGSSDITVICKGVAEFVFELPNFVTLTILALKRQRFEMKIDINLINVMLIFSITLLQVFGYSYLGSELAEEAEAVGKAIYDLPWYEHSVELQRFYRLIIQHQLPSRMDTVRWASLPEELRAMPFNLRFMGFIGLRVPRRKIYKFLVPLIFATMVIMFPKKVDLNLINVMIIFWLSLVQVFGYSYLGSQLTEEAEAVGKAIYDLPWHEHSVEMQRFYRLIIQRTQRPTGITGATFFIVQRTTFASSQTYQPHEMAVIAEELQVMTFNLRILEWIGLWGNRGKLYRFLFAFTYVVMVIMFPKAVLGVGSNDATLICKGIAEFIFELSNLKFDLNLLNVMIIFLLTLVQAFGYSYLGTELAEEAEAVGKAIYDLPWYEHSVELQRYYRLMMQRTQRPTGITGAKFFIVQRTTFASVVQMSYSYYLVLRDVLNKL, encoded by the exons ATGACAGTTGCGCAAATACGTCAAACCCCatttttaatcaccagtattaCACATATTCtctgtgaagtcaaaccaatcaAAAGTCAGTTGTATATCCAAGAATCGTCAAGTTCGCCACCAGTTACAGTCCAGCAAACAACCAGGATGGACGCACTTCGATGGGCTTCACTCCCGGAAGACCTCCGAGTTATGCCGTTCAATTTGCGCTTCATGGGATTCGTCGGGCTGTGGGGCCCGCGGCGAAAAGTTTACAAATTTGTCGTTCCATTAATCTACTCAACGATGGTGATAATGTTTCCGAAGGTGGTGCTCGGTATCGGGAGTTCCGATATTACGGTGATTTGCAAGGGGGTGGCCGAGTTTGTATTTGAACTGCCCAACTTTGTAACGCTGACCATTTTGGCTCTGAAGAGGCAAAGATTCGAAATG AAAATTGACATAAACCTTATCAATGTGATGTTGATTTTTTCGATAACTCTGCTGCAAGTATTTGGCTATTCCTACCTGGGATCTGAGCTGGCCGAGGAAGCGGAAGCCGTAGGCAAGGCCATTTACGATCTGCCGTGGTACGAGCACTCGGTTGAGTTGCAACGTTTCTACCGGCTGATCATTCAAC ACCAGCTGCCATCCAGAATGGACACAGTCCGGTGGGCTTCACTTCCGGAGGAGCTCCGAGCTATGCCGTTCAACTTGCGCTTCATGGGATTCATCGGACTGCGGGTTCCTCGGCGGAAAATTTACAAGTTTTTGGTTCCACTAATCTTCGCCACGATGGTGATCATGTTCCCGAAG AAAGTGGACCTGAACTTGATCAATGTGATGATCATTTTTTGGTTATCTTTGGTACAAGTGTTTGGTTATTCCTATCTGGGATCGCAGCTGACTGAGGAAGCCGAAGCCGTTGGCAAGGCCATCTACGATCTACCCTGGCACGAGCACTCCGTTGAGATGCAACGATTCTACCGACTGATCATTCAACGGACGCAGCGGCCTACTGGGATTACGggagcaacgtttttcatcgttcaaCGGACTACATTTGCATCT TCACAAACTTATCAGCCTCACGAAATGGCCGTCATCGCTGAAGAACTTCAAGTTATGACGTTCAACCTTCGAATATTGGAGTGGATTGGCTTGTGGGGCAATCGGGGTAAATTATACcgatttttgtttgcatttacCTACGTCGTAATGGTGATCATGTTCCCAAAGGCTGTTTTGGGAGTTGGAAGCAATGATGCGACGCTTATTTGCAAGGGAATCGCTGAGTTTATCTTTGAGTTGTCCAACTTG AAATTTGACCTAAATTTGCTCAACGTGATGATCATATTCTTGCTGACATTGGTTCAAGCCTTTGGATATTCGTACCTGGGCACGGAGTTGGCCGAAGAGGCTGAAGCAGTTGGCAAGGCCATCTACGATCTGCCGTGGTACGAACACTCGGTTGAGTTGCAACGTTACTACCGGCTGATGATGCAGCGCACGCAGCGGCCTACTGGGATAACGGGAGCGAAATTTTTCATCGTTCAGCGAACTACTTTTGCtagt GTGGTACAAATGTCCTACTCGTACTATTTGGTTCTACGAGATGTGCTTAACAAATTGTAA